Genomic segment of Malus domestica chromosome 15, GDT2T_hap1:
TGGAAGATTGGTGGTActtgtttatgttgatgatctcaTTGTCACCAGAGATAATCCAGAAGAAATCAATGCTCTCAAAGCCACCTTACATTCAACATTCTCAATCAAAGATCTCGGCAGACTTAGATACTTTCTCGGAATCGAAATGGATCAATCTCCAACGGGGTTGTTTCTAAATCAACAAAAGTACGTTCTCGATCTTTTAGAAGAAGCCAATATGATGCATTGCAAACCTGCTAAAACACCTCTACCAATAAATTTCAAGCATGAAACCTCAGGCATCCAGCTTGAAAATGCATCGGAGTATCAAAGGTTGGTAGGAAAACTTATCTATTTGACTATAACTCgacctgacattgcttatgctgTTAGCTTTGTCAGCCAGTTCATGCATTCTCCCACATCTCATCATCTGCAACTAGTTAAAAGGATCCTTCGATACTTAAAAAGCTCAATGTCTACCGGgattttcatgcaaaacaacggACACTTCACCATTGAAGAATACACAGACTCTGATTGGGCAGGCAACGTCCTCGATCGCAAGTCCACAACTGGTTACTGCACTCTTGTAGGTGGTAACCTCGTCACGTGGAAGAGCAAAAAGCAATCCGTTGTAGCTCGGTCCAGCGCAGAAGCTGAGTACCGTGCAATGGCATCTACTGCATGCGAACTAATTTGGCTAAAGAGTTTGCTACATGATCTTGACATCATCTCTTCCAAGCCAATTCTCCTCCACTGTGACAATCAAACAGCGATGCATATTGCTGCCAACCCCGTCTTTCATGAACGAACAAAGCATATCGAGGTTGACTGTCATTTCGTCCGCAACCAAGTCCAGTCCAAGCTGTTACAAACTGTATTTGTACGCTCCAGTGATCAACTAGCCGATGTGTTCACCAAGCCCCTTCCTTCTTCTCAACTTGATCGTATTCTCTTCAAGCTTGGATCCAGAAAATCtctcgatccagcttgagggggagtattgaatATTATTGAATATTCTTTAAACCCTAATAGCTGTATTGAATATTCTTTAAACCCTAATAGCTGTAAAGCTGTGTTAAGCTAGGGTTTAGTGAGCTGTGTTATTCCCTCTTCGGTGTAAAGCTTGTTAATAGCTCTAAAGCTTGTGTTAGAGAGTGTGGAGGTCATCATACTCTCATGCTTGCTTAGCTGCCATTGTCCCctactctcctctctctttcccgATTATTCTTCTATTTATGCTTAATCTTGTAACTGTTTTCatataatgaaatatacattaaGGTTTTCTATAAGTACAGTACCATAAGGGCGATATCGTTTCAAGTTAGAGGAGGAGAGATCCCAAAGTGCCACCATTGCGTCTTCTGATGCAGAGACCATTAGCTTACAAGTTACAACCAGTGGAATAAGAAACAGCATTACACTGCAAACAAAATTAGGTCCAGGAAAAAGACCGACAATAACACGAAGAACAATACTTATATTAGCATTAATACGGACCCATGCTAATTGAAGATTTGCATATACCACATCTTTGTAAGTAATATATGATTATGCACTGGCTGTAAGACAGACCACAAATCACTTTGAGAATCAATTAACTTGGAAGCCAAGTTATTGGACTCTTAAGTAATTCCATTTACAAAATAATTGACGACTCAAAATTGGTCTAACACTGGCGccaaaattttgtgaaaataaCGAACGACAACTTTATTCATCAGTTTAGATACAAAGTTACAAACTTCGCAATTTcggtaaaaaaaatacaaaagaaaatttaaagcaCAACTTGATCGAAATTACATGTAACAAGTAAGCATTTTTAGCtagctttttttttgttttttgtcaaCGAAAAAAAATGTACCT
This window contains:
- the LOC139192298 gene encoding uncharacterized mitochondrial protein AtMg00810-like, with the protein product MFTRLGTHGRLVVLVYVDDLIVTRDNPEEINALKATLHSTFSIKDLGRLRYFLGIEMDQSPTGLFLNQQKYVLDLLEEANMMHCKPAKTPLPINFKHETSGIQLENASEYQRLVGKLIYLTITRPDIAYAVSFVSQFMHSPTSHHLQLVKRILRYLKSSMSTGIFMQNNGHFTIEEYTDSDWAGNVLDRKSTTGYCTLVGGNLVTWKSKKQSVVARSSAEAEYRAMASTACELIWLKSLLHDLDIISSKPILLHCDNQTAMHIAANPVFHERTKHIEVDCHFVRNQVQSKLLQTVFVRSSDQLADVFTKPLPSSQLDRILFKLGSRKSLDPA